One window of the uncultured Treponema sp. genome contains the following:
- a CDS encoding GNAT family N-acetyltransferase, producing MNGKTIIETPRLVLREYTPEDFDALFEIMSDAETMRHYPAPFDEERTRGWIDWNIQNYREYGFGLWAIILKETGKFIGNCGITIQNIDGEMLPEIGYHINKKYWHKGFASEAAKSVRDWAFANTKYERIYSYTKYTNVASYSTACAIGMKKLKEYPNEKDGISYVYAITRGEWKKIKNK from the coding sequence ATGAACGGAAAAACGATAATCGAAACTCCGCGCCTTGTTCTCCGGGAATACACGCCGGAAGATTTTGACGCGCTTTTTGAGATAATGTCCGACGCGGAGACGATGAGGCACTATCCCGCGCCATTTGACGAGGAACGCACGCGCGGCTGGATTGACTGGAACATTCAGAACTACAGGGAATACGGATTCGGACTGTGGGCAATTATATTGAAGGAAACTGGCAAATTTATCGGCAACTGCGGAATTACGATTCAGAATATCGACGGAGAAATGCTCCCTGAAATCGGCTATCATATCAACAAAAAATACTGGCACAAAGGATTCGCAAGTGAGGCCGCAAAATCAGTGCGCGACTGGGCATTTGCAAACACAAAATATGAGCGCATTTATTCGTACACGAAATACACGAACGTCGCCAGTTACTCAACCGCCTGCGCAATCGGCATGAAAAAACTCAAGGAATATCCCAACGAGAAAGACGGAATTTCCTACGTCTACGCAATCACACGTGGCGAATGGAAGAAAATTAAGAACAAATAA
- a CDS encoding GNAT family N-acetyltransferase: MKIIEYFTSNNKAHWLEEIAKADWGAAKFLHQLLSEGKLKETIGDSALVPLLTDGEKLVSFCTFAPLDDVQPTELSPWIGFVYTVPEYRGHHYAGELLNWAESVATVMGRNAVYISTDHTGLYEKYGYEFFNTAKSVGGEETRIYRKELSAEGDEKQKRLENGGRWKAQIVAAAKQGVDMTAICGLSCGHCFLGEWCGGCRSPFNCCSFGTMFPGGKCPNVKCCGEKNLDGCFDCPELEKCEKGFYTPSNDGAAASKAQAIFIRRHGKQAHRKVLDNLHKKYEFKKMQEILGQSVEEGIRILEENL, translated from the coding sequence ATGAAAATCATTGAATATTTTACATCGAACAACAAGGCGCATTGGCTTGAAGAAATCGCAAAGGCTGACTGGGGCGCGGCGAAATTTCTTCACCAGCTTTTGAGCGAAGGCAAGCTGAAGGAAACAATCGGGGATTCCGCGCTTGTTCCGCTTTTGACCGACGGCGAGAAACTTGTCTCTTTCTGCACTTTCGCGCCGCTCGACGATGTTCAGCCCACGGAACTTTCACCTTGGATTGGCTTTGTTTATACTGTGCCAGAATACCGCGGACATCATTACGCAGGCGAGCTTTTGAACTGGGCGGAAAGCGTTGCAACCGTCATGGGACGCAATGCGGTTTACATTTCAACAGACCACACGGGGCTTTACGAAAAATACGGCTACGAATTTTTCAATACGGCGAAATCGGTCGGCGGAGAGGAAACAAGAATCTACCGCAAGGAACTTTCAGCAGAAGGAGATGAAAAACAAAAACGCCTGGAAAACGGCGGAAGGTGGAAAGCCCAAATCGTAGCGGCGGCAAAACAAGGCGTTGACATGACGGCAATCTGCGGACTTTCGTGCGGCCACTGCTTTTTGGGCGAATGGTGCGGAGGCTGCCGCTCGCCTTTCAACTGCTGCTCGTTCGGAACGATGTTTCCTGGCGGAAAATGCCCGAACGTAAAATGCTGCGGGGAAAAAAATCTTGACGGCTGCTTTGACTGCCCGGAACTCGAAAAATGCGAGAAAGGATTCTACACGCCAAGCAACGATGGAGCCGCCGCGAGCAAGGCGCAGGCAATCTTCATCCGGCGGCACGGAAAACAAGCCCACCGCAAAGTTTTGGACAACCTGCACAAAAAATACGAGTTCAAAAAAATGCAGGAAATTCTCGGACAGAGCGTGGAAGAAGGAATCAGGATTCTGGAAGAGAATTTGTAG
- a CDS encoding DUF3795 domain-containing protein: protein MKNLIAFCGLDCESCEARKATVENDSELRKKVAVEWSKLNGVEITAEMINCDGCRINGRKTPFCDSLCPIRQCALGKKVSTCGDCAEMEGCEKVAMIHKNNQCAKNNLLAR, encoded by the coding sequence ATGAAAAACTTGATTGCATTTTGCGGACTGGACTGCGAATCATGCGAGGCCAGAAAAGCGACTGTCGAAAACGATTCGGAGCTGCGCAAAAAAGTTGCAGTTGAATGGTCAAAGCTGAACGGCGTTGAAATCACTGCGGAAATGATAAACTGCGACGGCTGCCGAATAAACGGACGGAAAACTCCGTTCTGCGATTCACTTTGCCCGATCCGGCAATGCGCACTTGGCAAAAAAGTAAGCACCTGCGGCGACTGCGCAGAAATGGAGGGCTGCGAAAAAGTCGCGATGATTCACAAGAACAATCAGTGCGCAAAGAACAATCTGCTTGCACGTTGA
- a CDS encoding DNA alkylation repair protein, whose product MSSYLVLTPQLVQKDLDALGKYKTADVDRLIRGYVKKNADASLLREHVLTQQQFHRIYFYVNLEQIKDVNARMAFIHENLLFSDWWHTDELIGYVADLDFEVALKYASEYIKSEEPFVRRWGYVLFIAHLGRGHAEQLLPLMKNDGHYYVQMGEAWLIAGLAVTEPETVHKWLGTCGLDYKICGKAIQKICDSYRISQDWKEKFKALRAGLKDKVAEK is encoded by the coding sequence ATGAGCAGCTATTTAGTTCTTACGCCGCAGCTTGTTCAAAAGGATTTGGACGCGCTCGGAAAATACAAAACCGCCGACGTTGACCGCCTGATTCGCGGCTATGTCAAGAAAAATGCGGACGCTTCACTTTTGCGAGAGCACGTTTTGACGCAGCAGCAGTTCCACAGGATTTATTTTTACGTCAATCTTGAGCAGATAAAGGACGTGAATGCGCGGATGGCGTTTATCCACGAGAACTTGCTTTTTTCGGACTGGTGGCACACGGACGAGCTGATTGGCTACGTTGCGGACTTGGATTTTGAAGTGGCTCTGAAATATGCGTCGGAATACATAAAATCCGAAGAGCCTTTTGTGCGCCGCTGGGGATACGTGCTTTTTATCGCACATTTGGGGCGAGGACACGCAGAACAGCTTCTTCCTCTGATGAAAAATGACGGGCATTATTACGTTCAGATGGGCGAAGCCTGGCTGATTGCAGGGCTCGCCGTAACCGAGCCGGAAACTGTTCACAAATGGCTGGGAACTTGCGGACTTGACTACAAAATATGCGGCAAGGCGATTCAAAAAATCTGCGATTCTTACAGGATTTCACAGGACTGGAAGGAAAAGTTCAAGGCACTGCGGGCGGGCTTGAAAGACAAAGTGGCAGAAAAATAA
- a CDS encoding class I SAM-dependent methyltransferase has translation MTVQEQFNLIANEYDENRRKFIPCFDDYYISSTDFAAKSLEKTPNLIFDLGSGTGLLPSFWFRHFPDAKYVLVDLAEEMLAVAKKRFENLSNVEYKILDYSKELPAGKPDLVISALSIHHLEHDAKQNLFKNIYGELGENGTFINYDQFCAEDFEMNKNIEEYWTEQIKSANLSEKEFDRWQERKKLDRECSVRQETEWLKQAGFKGAECIYLNGKFAVIMARK, from the coding sequence ATGACAGTGCAGGAACAGTTCAACTTGATTGCAAATGAATACGACGAAAACCGCCGAAAATTCATTCCGTGTTTTGATGACTATTACATTTCTTCAACGGATTTTGCCGCAAAATCGCTTGAAAAAACGCCAAATCTGATTTTTGACCTTGGCTCTGGAACTGGACTTTTGCCTTCGTTCTGGTTCAGGCATTTTCCGGATGCGAAATATGTCCTTGTTGACCTTGCCGAAGAAATGCTTGCGGTGGCGAAAAAGCGTTTTGAAAATCTTTCGAATGTGGAATACAAAATTCTTGACTATTCAAAGGAGCTTCCGGCGGGAAAGCCCGACCTTGTGATTTCCGCGCTTTCGATTCATCATCTTGAACACGATGCGAAACAAAATCTCTTCAAAAATATTTACGGCGAGCTCGGCGAAAACGGAACTTTCATAAACTACGACCAGTTCTGCGCGGAAGATTTTGAAATGAATAAAAACATCGAAGAATACTGGACTGAGCAGATAAAGTCTGCGAATCTCTCGGAAAAAGAATTTGACCGCTGGCAGGAACGCAAAAAGCTCGACCGTGAATGTTCCGTGCGGCAGGAAACCGAATGGCTTAAACAAGCGGGATTCAAGGGTGCGGAATGTATTTATCTGAACGGAAAGTTTGCGGTAATAATGGCGAGGAAATAG
- a CDS encoding TfoX/Sxy family protein, translated as MATTKEYIDFVCEQIEQYGEVRNRKMFGEYMAYLNEKPVLLVCDNTVFVKKLAETEPIMKEFSAECGFPYDGAKEHFILDIENRELLDKVIPILEKVTPVPKKRKSK; from the coding sequence ATGGCGACAACCAAAGAATACATTGATTTTGTGTGCGAGCAGATTGAACAATACGGCGAGGTGCGAAACCGCAAGATGTTCGGCGAATATATGGCGTACCTGAACGAAAAACCGGTTCTTCTTGTGTGCGACAACACGGTTTTTGTGAAAAAGCTTGCGGAAACCGAGCCGATTATGAAGGAATTCAGCGCGGAATGCGGATTTCCTTACGACGGCGCAAAGGAGCATTTTATCCTCGACATCGAAAACCGCGAGCTTCTGGACAAAGTTATTCCGATTCTGGAAAAGGTTACGCCAGTTCCTAAGAAGAGGAAATCAAAATGA